One region of Vibrio sp. FE10 genomic DNA includes:
- a CDS encoding LysR family transcriptional regulator yields MNSIFGNIDDLFLFCTVVEEGSLLSASKRLQLPVSTMSRRLTALEERLSIRLLEKKGRELVATKDGEAAFAALSSGMESLHQGFSSLLEERDAIQGKIKLAVPHNFYSGFLRPTVEQYLTQYPNVQLNLILSQQQVVPETDRDLLITFQISDMDGMIARPLFKAKHGFFASQEYLDSREEIKNPDDLEHQEWINVDDVFDIPLYKSDRLEQMVTIKPKFIVNDIYAVAAAAQKGLGIASLPFRHVSPEMNLIQVLPEYHRGDRQAYLVYKERKYQPKALTLLIDTLIESVQSFHHDELS; encoded by the coding sequence CTGTGGTTGAAGAGGGCTCTTTGTTGTCGGCATCGAAGCGACTTCAATTGCCTGTGTCGACCATGTCGCGTCGGTTAACCGCCTTGGAAGAGCGCTTGAGCATCCGCCTTTTAGAAAAGAAAGGACGAGAGCTGGTGGCCACCAAAGACGGTGAGGCGGCCTTTGCAGCGCTGAGCAGTGGTATGGAATCTTTGCATCAAGGGTTTAGTAGCCTGCTTGAAGAGCGCGATGCGATTCAAGGCAAGATAAAGCTCGCGGTGCCTCATAACTTCTATAGTGGTTTTCTTCGGCCAACGGTTGAGCAATACCTCACTCAGTATCCGAACGTGCAGCTCAATCTCATTCTGAGTCAGCAGCAAGTGGTGCCTGAAACCGATCGTGACTTGTTGATCACGTTTCAAATTTCCGACATGGACGGCATGATTGCTCGACCACTGTTTAAGGCCAAGCATGGCTTTTTTGCGAGCCAAGAATATTTAGATTCTCGTGAAGAGATTAAAAATCCGGACGATCTCGAGCATCAAGAGTGGATTAATGTCGATGATGTGTTTGATATACCGCTCTACAAATCCGATCGCTTAGAGCAGATGGTGACGATTAAACCTAAGTTCATCGTTAATGATATTTATGCCGTTGCGGCCGCAGCGCAAAAGGGGTTGGGTATCGCCTCACTGCCTTTTCGCCATGTTTCTCCGGAAATGAATCTGATTCAAGTGCTCCCTGAGTATCATCGGGGTGATCGCCAAGCGTATTTAGTGTACAAAGAAAGAAAATATCAGCCGAAGGCTTTGACTTTGCTTATCGACACGTTGATTGAGAGCGTTCAGTCATTCCATCACGATGAGCTGAGTTAA
- a CDS encoding NAD(P)-dependent oxidoreductase, with translation MKVSFIGLGVMGFPMAGHLVKAGFEVTVFNRTHSKALDWADKHQGKAAESVAECVAEADVVLICVGNDDDVRSMTTSETGALAAMKPNAILVDHTTTSAVLSEELEVAAKQAGVRFMDAPVSGGQAGAENGVLTIMCGGEQALFNDLQPVFEAYGKSSVLMGKVGQGQRAKMVNQICIAGVLNGLSEGLVLAEKSGLDIPTLVDCLKNGAAGSWQMENRATTMAQDKFDFGFAIDWMIKDLGFCLDEAERQGIQLPLTEKTNNAYKALSAEGQGRMDTSVLMKAVVEETKK, from the coding sequence ATGAAAGTAAGTTTTATCGGGCTAGGCGTAATGGGTTTCCCAATGGCAGGCCACCTAGTCAAAGCCGGTTTTGAAGTGACGGTATTTAACCGCACTCACAGCAAAGCATTAGACTGGGCTGATAAACACCAAGGTAAAGCTGCTGAGAGCGTGGCTGAATGTGTAGCCGAAGCTGACGTAGTATTAATTTGTGTCGGCAACGACGACGACGTACGCAGCATGACAACCAGCGAAACAGGCGCACTGGCCGCAATGAAGCCAAACGCGATTCTTGTCGACCACACCACAACGTCTGCGGTTCTGTCTGAAGAGCTTGAAGTGGCAGCGAAGCAAGCGGGTGTTCGCTTTATGGATGCACCAGTGTCTGGTGGCCAAGCAGGCGCAGAAAACGGCGTGTTAACCATCATGTGTGGTGGTGAACAAGCGCTTTTCAACGACCTTCAACCTGTGTTCGAAGCTTACGGTAAGTCGTCAGTTCTAATGGGTAAAGTAGGCCAAGGCCAACGCGCGAAAATGGTTAACCAGATCTGTATCGCAGGTGTATTGAACGGCTTATCTGAAGGCTTGGTATTGGCTGAAAAATCAGGTTTGGATATCCCAACTCTGGTAGATTGCCTTAAAAACGGCGCTGCTGGCTCATGGCAGATGGAAAACCGCGCAACCACAATGGCGCAAGACAAGTTCGATTTCGGTTTCGCTATTGATTGGATGATCAAAGATTTAGGCTTCTGCCTAGATGAAGCAGAGCGCCAAGGCATCCAGCTTCCGTTGACTGAAAAGACCAACAACGCATACAAGGCATTGTCTGCTGAAGGACAAGGCCGCATGGATACCTCGGTATTGATGAAAGCTGTCGTTGAAGAAACTAAGAAGTAA